A genomic window from Thermococcus nautili includes:
- a CDS encoding DUF2284 domain-containing protein: MRMLWEKEIPAEKIVISPRPVWKCRTCPMYGKRPSCPPHAPDWREAKEWVSHFSRAIIIKFEIDMERFEEEKREAILYLLKREAELFREGKLYAMALFPGNCNLCPDCPFERGGPCRLPTKVRPSLDAIGIEISSLVQIDFSESVLYGMILVE, encoded by the coding sequence ATGCGCATGCTCTGGGAGAAGGAGATACCGGCCGAGAAAATCGTCATCTCGCCAAGACCGGTCTGGAAGTGTCGAACCTGCCCGATGTACGGGAAGAGGCCGAGCTGTCCTCCCCACGCCCCCGACTGGAGGGAGGCAAAGGAGTGGGTGAGCCACTTCAGCAGGGCCATCATCATAAAGTTCGAAATTGACATGGAGCGCTTCGAGGAGGAGAAACGGGAGGCAATCCTATATCTGCTCAAGCGCGAGGCCGAGCTCTTCAGGGAAGGAAAGCTCTACGCGATGGCCCTCTTCCCCGGCAACTGCAACCTCTGCCCGGACTGCCCCTTCGAGCGCGGTGGGCCCTGCCGGCTTCCAACGAAAGTCCGGCCGAGCCTCGACGCCATCGGGATTGAAATCAGCTCGCTGGTTCAAATAGACTTTTCAGAGAGCGTCCTTTACGGAATGATACTGGTGGAGTGA
- a CDS encoding DUF555 domain-containing protein has protein sequence MGDYLVVLEAPIIVRDVETSEDAINVAVSKVTKALNREKLDFVRVELGYSQCPVCGAHFESAFVIGNVGLVGMYLTLKVYNAQTIEHAERIAKAVVGKALKKVPLKVYEIRELEEDEEDGIEAEL, from the coding sequence ATGGGAGACTATCTGGTGGTTCTCGAGGCGCCTATCATCGTGAGGGACGTTGAGACGAGCGAGGACGCGATAAACGTGGCCGTGAGCAAGGTAACGAAGGCACTCAACAGGGAGAAGCTTGACTTCGTCCGCGTTGAGCTCGGCTACTCCCAGTGTCCCGTCTGCGGGGCGCACTTCGAGAGCGCCTTCGTAATCGGGAACGTAGGCCTCGTCGGCATGTATCTAACGCTCAAGGTCTACAACGCCCAGACGATAGAGCACGCCGAGAGGATAGCCAAGGCCGTCGTCGGCAAGGCCCTCAAGAAGGTCCCCCTCAAGGTCTACGAGATTCGGGAGCTCGAGGAGGACGAGGAAGACGGCATCGAGGCCGAGCTCTGA
- a CDS encoding DUF357 domain-containing protein: protein MEREVTDEKLQKYFRITEEALKRLEVAVHEKSLLHAVAMDFLTMAKSYFEDARYYYEKGDYVTAFAALNYAHGFIDAGVRLGVFRGEDDRLFAFG, encoded by the coding sequence GTGGAGCGCGAGGTAACCGATGAGAAGCTCCAGAAGTATTTTAGAATCACCGAAGAGGCCCTCAAGCGACTTGAGGTAGCCGTTCACGAGAAGAGCCTTCTCCACGCGGTTGCGATGGACTTCCTGACGATGGCAAAGAGCTATTTTGAGGACGCAAGGTACTACTACGAGAAGGGCGACTACGTCACGGCCTTTGCCGCGCTGAACTACGCACACGGGTTCATAGATGCCGGCGTGAGGCTCGGCGTATTTAGGGGTGAAGACGACAGGCTTTTCGCATTCGGGTGA
- a CDS encoding 7-carboxy-7-deazaguanine synthase QueE translates to MKLIMAEVFNSWQGEGGSVPGSAFGRRQIFVRFAGCDLHCAWCDSREFIDASRVSRWRYEVEPFTGRFEYRPNPAEFDEVVEAITRLDTGDIHSISYTGGEPTIQVKPLKVLMGKMKELGFDNFLETHGGLPELIREVAPLTDYASVDIKDETAKATEDWRSLVLREVESIRILKEAGAKVYAKLVVTSETKVENVRWYAGLLKGLAPLVIQPREPIDISQVRLMELYREASLIMGRKNVGLSFQVHKYLNVL, encoded by the coding sequence ATGAAACTCATAATGGCCGAGGTCTTCAACAGCTGGCAGGGCGAAGGAGGAAGCGTTCCGGGAAGTGCCTTTGGGAGGAGGCAGATTTTTGTCCGCTTCGCCGGTTGCGACCTCCACTGTGCCTGGTGCGACTCAAGGGAGTTCATTGACGCATCTCGCGTTTCGCGGTGGCGCTACGAGGTCGAGCCCTTCACCGGAAGGTTTGAGTACAGGCCAAACCCAGCTGAGTTTGATGAGGTCGTTGAAGCCATTACTCGCCTCGACACGGGTGATATACACTCGATAAGCTACACCGGGGGAGAGCCAACCATTCAGGTGAAACCCCTGAAGGTCCTCATGGGAAAGATGAAGGAGCTCGGCTTCGACAACTTCCTCGAAACACACGGCGGACTCCCGGAGCTCATAAGAGAGGTCGCCCCGCTCACCGACTACGCGAGCGTTGACATAAAGGACGAGACCGCTAAAGCGACCGAGGACTGGCGCTCCCTGGTTCTCCGCGAGGTTGAGAGCATCAGGATTCTGAAGGAAGCCGGGGCCAAGGTTTACGCCAAGCTCGTGGTCACTTCAGAGACAAAGGTTGAGAACGTCCGCTGGTACGCTGGGCTTCTAAAGGGCCTTGCTCCCCTTGTAATCCAGCCGAGGGAGCCGATTGATATCAGCCAGGTGAGGCTGATGGAACTTTACCGCGAAGCTTCGCTCATCATGGGGCGGAAGAACGTTGGACTGAGCTTCCAGGTTCACAAGTACCTCAACGTTCTCTGA
- a CDS encoding PIN domain-containing protein, which yields MRPAEVIVKPELQVLMNVLAERGELRVSYPLYGLPLLRAEPSERGYNLEVLTDRKTFNARVPPRLSSELPTWSDFYECFISAGILRYDNLDEFERTLELYERLEKGVAFAPDTNLFYHRFISSYRPLEGYQIVVAEGVKKEIEDAMNYKYRHKQLEEISREVLNAHLLREFSNRRTKRSRKAAYIALKEFERLKPRIIIAESVSEPAHNNDEIIVKSLKRYDRMTPTLLVFLTADIAITDVAEMEGLEYFLFKYPREELGKHEVSAYQLRTLLFNLAAVFGVIELNGILVFGEFGGKANLDELKLVFEREDRVYNEFIFHLKLSRELVKIME from the coding sequence ATGAGGCCCGCTGAGGTCATAGTGAAGCCAGAACTGCAGGTCCTCATGAACGTCCTCGCCGAGAGGGGCGAGCTACGGGTGAGTTACCCGCTCTACGGCCTTCCTCTCCTCCGGGCGGAGCCGAGCGAGAGAGGTTATAACCTTGAAGTCCTGACGGACAGGAAGACCTTCAACGCCCGCGTTCCGCCAAGGCTCTCCTCAGAACTCCCGACGTGGAGCGACTTCTATGAGTGCTTCATCTCCGCCGGAATCCTCCGCTACGACAACCTCGACGAGTTTGAAAGGACGCTGGAGCTCTACGAGAGGCTGGAGAAAGGCGTTGCATTCGCGCCCGATACGAACCTCTTCTACCACCGCTTCATATCCTCATACAGACCGCTTGAGGGTTATCAGATAGTCGTCGCCGAGGGCGTCAAGAAGGAAATCGAGGACGCGATGAACTACAAGTACAGGCACAAACAGCTTGAGGAGATTTCACGTGAGGTTCTCAACGCCCACCTCCTGAGGGAGTTCAGCAACAGGCGGACGAAGAGGAGCCGGAAAGCGGCATACATAGCCCTGAAGGAGTTCGAGAGGCTGAAGCCGAGGATAATCATCGCCGAGAGCGTGAGCGAGCCGGCCCACAACAACGACGAGATTATCGTCAAGTCCCTCAAGAGGTACGACAGAATGACGCCCACCCTGCTCGTCTTCCTGACGGCAGACATAGCGATAACCGACGTGGCGGAGATGGAGGGACTTGAGTACTTCCTCTTTAAATATCCAAGGGAGGAACTTGGAAAACACGAGGTCTCGGCTTACCAGCTCAGGACGCTCCTTTTCAATCTCGCGGCAGTCTTCGGTGTGATAGAGCTCAACGGAATCCTCGTCTTCGGTGAGTTTGGAGGCAAGGCGAACCTCGATGAGCTCAAGCTCGTTTTCGAGCGGGAGGATAGAGTTTACAACGAGTTCATATTCCACCTCAAGCTGAGCAGGGAGCTGGTGAAGATTATGGAATGA
- the pyrG gene encoding glutamine hydrolyzing CTP synthase, whose product MTKFIFVTGGVVSGLGKGITSASLGMLMKARGFRTTNIKIDPYLNYDAGTMNPYQHGEVFVLDDGGEVDLDLGNYERFLDTSLSFDHNITTGKVYSAVIEKERKGEYLGATVQVIPHITNEIKERIRRIARDYDVVIVEIGGTVGDIEGMPFLEAARQMQLEEGRENVAFVHVTYVPKLKVVGEQKTKPTQHSVKELRSLGIQPDAIVARSEEPLEESARRKISLFTNVPEEAVISAYDVEDTYEVPLMLEKEGLARYLVRRLGLPEREPSLDEWREMVEKYKALDKEVEIAIVGKYVRLADSYLSIKEALKHSSVANDVKVKIRWIEAEDVEREGVKLLEGVDGIIVPGGFGARGSEGKMMAIRYARENDIPFLGICFGFQLTVVEFARNVLGLKGAHSTEIDPQTPYPVVDLMPEQRDLDRLGGTMRLGAYPVHIKPNTLAKRLYGREIVYERHRHRWEVNPDYIEKFEEAGLVFSGIAGDDERRMEILELPEHSYFIATQFHPEFKSRPMNPAPVFKGLVEAAKKKRYQ is encoded by the coding sequence ATGACGAAGTTCATCTTTGTTACGGGTGGTGTCGTCAGCGGTCTCGGGAAAGGAATCACCAGCGCTTCTCTCGGCATGCTCATGAAGGCAAGGGGCTTCAGAACGACGAACATCAAGATTGACCCCTACCTCAACTACGACGCGGGAACGATGAACCCCTACCAGCACGGTGAGGTCTTCGTTCTCGACGACGGCGGTGAAGTTGACCTCGACCTCGGAAACTACGAGCGCTTCTTAGACACGAGCCTGAGCTTCGACCACAACATAACCACGGGGAAGGTTTACTCTGCCGTCATCGAGAAGGAGCGGAAGGGCGAATACCTCGGCGCGACCGTCCAGGTGATTCCGCACATCACCAACGAGATAAAGGAGCGCATAAGAAGAATCGCGAGGGACTACGACGTCGTTATCGTCGAAATCGGCGGAACGGTGGGAGACATCGAGGGGATGCCTTTCCTTGAAGCCGCGAGACAGATGCAACTCGAGGAAGGAAGAGAGAACGTCGCCTTCGTCCACGTCACCTACGTGCCCAAGCTCAAGGTCGTCGGCGAGCAGAAGACAAAGCCCACCCAGCACAGCGTCAAGGAACTGCGCTCTCTTGGAATTCAGCCCGACGCGATAGTGGCTCGCTCCGAGGAGCCCCTTGAGGAAAGCGCGAGGAGGAAGATAAGCCTCTTCACCAACGTTCCCGAGGAGGCGGTAATCAGTGCCTACGACGTCGAGGACACCTACGAAGTGCCTTTAATGCTCGAGAAGGAGGGACTTGCGAGGTACCTCGTGAGGAGGCTCGGCCTTCCCGAGAGGGAGCCCAGCCTTGATGAGTGGCGCGAGATGGTGGAGAAGTATAAGGCGCTTGATAAGGAGGTCGAGATTGCAATCGTAGGGAAGTACGTCAGGCTGGCGGATTCCTACCTCAGCATTAAGGAAGCCCTGAAGCACTCGAGCGTCGCCAACGACGTCAAGGTCAAAATCAGATGGATTGAGGCCGAGGACGTCGAGAGGGAGGGCGTTAAGCTCCTCGAGGGCGTTGACGGCATAATCGTTCCCGGAGGCTTCGGAGCGCGCGGAAGCGAGGGCAAGATGATGGCGATACGCTACGCGAGGGAGAACGACATCCCGTTCCTCGGAATCTGCTTCGGCTTCCAGCTGACGGTCGTTGAGTTCGCGAGGAACGTTCTCGGGCTCAAGGGGGCGCACTCGACGGAGATAGACCCGCAGACGCCTTATCCTGTCGTTGACCTGATGCCGGAGCAGAGGGACCTTGACAGGCTCGGCGGGACTATGAGGCTCGGCGCTTACCCGGTTCACATAAAGCCGAACACCCTCGCGAAGAGGCTCTACGGCAGGGAGATAGTTTACGAGAGGCACAGGCACCGCTGGGAGGTCAACCCTGACTACATCGAGAAGTTTGAGGAGGCGGGCCTTGTCTTCAGCGGAATCGCGGGCGACGACGAGAGGAGGATGGAGATACTTGAGTTGCCGGAGCACAGCTACTTCATAGCGACCCAGTTCCACCCCGAGTTCAAGTCGAGGCCCATGAACCCGGCGCCGGTCTTCAAGGGGCTAGTCGAGGCCGCGAAAAAGAAAAGGTATCAGTAA
- a CDS encoding RuvB-like domain-containing protein: MHSHIKGLGLDENGRAKFIADGMVGQVKAREAAGIAVELIKRGKLAGKGILLVGPTGSGKTAIAMGIARELGEDVPFVQIAGSEIYSAEVNKTEFLKQAMRRAIGVRISEERKVYEGEVKKIEIRRTRHPFNPYVEIPESVIITLRTRDDEKTIRAGREIAYQLMELGVEEGDVIQIDAETGKVSKVGTTKEEEGLFFKRKVSLPSGPVLKIKEFTYTVTLHDLDVANARGNIFGLLFSTGAEISDDVRRRVDETVKSWIEEGRATLVPGVLFIDEVHMLDIEAFSFLARAMESELAPILILATNRGRTKIRGTDIEAPHGIPVDMLDRLLIINTEPYKKEEIREIVKIRAREEKIEVSEEAIEYLAELGEKTSLRYAVQLLAPASVLAKGGRVEREHVEKAKEYFADLRRSIEFVEKLEGMLS; encoded by the coding sequence ATGCACTCCCACATAAAGGGCCTCGGCCTTGACGAGAACGGAAGGGCCAAGTTCATCGCCGACGGTATGGTCGGTCAGGTTAAGGCGAGGGAAGCTGCCGGAATAGCGGTCGAGCTCATAAAGCGCGGGAAGCTCGCCGGCAAGGGAATCCTCCTCGTCGGCCCGACCGGGAGCGGTAAAACGGCGATAGCGATGGGCATAGCGAGGGAACTCGGCGAGGACGTTCCCTTCGTCCAGATAGCGGGAAGCGAGATTTACTCGGCCGAGGTCAACAAGACGGAGTTCCTCAAGCAGGCGATGAGGCGGGCGATAGGCGTTAGAATCAGCGAGGAGAGGAAGGTCTACGAGGGCGAGGTCAAGAAGATTGAGATAAGGCGCACGAGGCACCCCTTCAACCCCTACGTCGAGATTCCTGAGAGCGTCATCATAACCCTCCGCACGAGGGACGACGAGAAGACGATAAGGGCCGGCAGGGAGATAGCCTACCAGCTCATGGAGCTCGGCGTTGAAGAGGGTGACGTCATACAGATTGACGCCGAAACGGGCAAGGTCTCGAAGGTCGGGACGACGAAGGAGGAAGAGGGGCTCTTCTTCAAGCGCAAGGTCAGCCTTCCGAGCGGTCCGGTGCTCAAGATAAAGGAGTTCACCTACACCGTTACGCTCCACGACCTTGACGTTGCCAACGCCCGCGGAAACATCTTCGGCCTGCTCTTCAGCACTGGGGCGGAGATAAGCGACGACGTCAGGAGGCGCGTCGACGAGACTGTTAAGAGCTGGATTGAAGAGGGAAGGGCCACGCTCGTTCCGGGAGTGCTCTTCATAGACGAGGTCCACATGCTCGACATCGAGGCCTTCTCATTCCTTGCGAGGGCCATGGAGAGCGAGCTCGCGCCAATTCTCATCCTGGCCACCAACAGGGGAAGGACGAAGATAAGGGGCACCGACATCGAGGCACCGCACGGAATACCCGTTGACATGCTCGACAGGTTGCTCATAATCAACACCGAACCTTACAAGAAGGAGGAAATCAGAGAGATAGTCAAGATTCGCGCAAGGGAGGAGAAGATTGAGGTGAGCGAGGAGGCCATAGAGTACCTCGCGGAGCTCGGCGAGAAGACCAGCCTGCGCTACGCGGTTCAGCTCCTCGCCCCGGCGAGCGTCTTGGCCAAGGGCGGAAGGGTCGAAAGGGAGCACGTCGAGAAGGCCAAGGAGTACTTCGCCGACCTCAGGAGGAGCATCGAGTTCGTCGAGAAGCTCGAGGGAATGCTGAGCTGA
- a CDS encoding 30S ribosomal protein S8e codes for MAIWQGRSLKKPSGGRIVLARKKRKRELGREPANTRVAEDRERRKIIRTYGGNRKVRLVEALYANVFDGGKGKKVKILNVIENPANRQYARRNIITKGAIIQTEIGKAVVTSRPGQDGVVNAVLLKEEA; via the coding sequence ATGGCTATCTGGCAGGGAAGGTCACTTAAAAAGCCCTCAGGTGGAAGGATTGTCCTCGCGAGGAAGAAGAGGAAGAGGGAGCTCGGAAGAGAGCCGGCTAACACCAGGGTCGCCGAGGACAGGGAGAGGAGGAAGATAATCAGGACCTACGGCGGTAACAGGAAGGTTCGCCTCGTCGAGGCCCTCTACGCGAACGTCTTCGACGGTGGTAAGGGCAAGAAGGTCAAGATACTCAACGTCATCGAGAACCCGGCCAACAGGCAGTACGCGAGGAGAAACATCATCACCAAGGGCGCCATCATCCAGACCGAGATTGGCAAGGCCGTCGTCACCAGCAGGCCCGGCCAGGACGGAGTTGTCAACGCGGTTCTCCTCAAGGAGGAGGCCTGA
- a CDS encoding CGP-CTERM sorting domain-containing protein, with product MSKMKGIVLMLLLMVSLTYHPHEVSGKSTCPPEVELPDPVLFATTPYIVNGTLVFELDVYYFYQFYEGMCPISSLTDRLQCLDTGALDFTVHYTIENGRAVGRLGGVDGIPLKTYPLKLLNGSVVVLNGSNVSFSFGVLEKYLSVLNITGTFTQNYTYSPDLKPLLAKFNGTPDVVSRMRGFVYKGTIYVYFPQAEFVDCDKFIPEEFRATGNYVSPIIPLVFNGSTPSAPPLILAYRNGSMKPVLELKTERRKGDWGCYYYACSPSNLELPRPVEPPVELTGGRNYSYVYVAPHNVSVNVSGFTNGTFALFLLNLSASGILIPGGPNVPADIHYTLLFGYDGRLFQVNLSSILRTFNPPEEDEDGNPAFYFGGADEEIFHLGVTFVNGTPYLGVSMNNSKNVTLIRLMPEKREWVKAGSVSPETWKKMMRDSTKGTRLSNVSHYSKYFLSTPVLEYVPVKGGVLVYPERYSVSFYGLPAGYAKVGKRILPTCSLWPVYAFLTNGTVYGLFRVGGNFTIYPELVEYSKAPREKTSVTTSTNLTASSTGTGGTTNSTGSNTGKTPERSEAKSICGPGLMVLIALLAILRER from the coding sequence ATGTCAAAAATGAAAGGTATTGTCCTGATGCTCCTCCTGATGGTGTCTCTAACGTATCACCCCCACGAAGTTTCGGGAAAGAGTACCTGTCCGCCAGAGGTCGAACTGCCGGACCCCGTTCTCTTCGCCACGACCCCCTACATCGTCAACGGGACCCTCGTCTTCGAGCTGGACGTCTACTACTTCTACCAGTTCTACGAAGGAATGTGTCCGATTTCAAGCCTAACCGACAGGCTTCAGTGTCTGGACACCGGGGCCCTCGATTTTACGGTTCACTATACCATCGAGAATGGGCGCGCGGTCGGAAGGCTCGGCGGTGTTGATGGAATCCCGCTGAAAACATACCCCCTAAAGCTCCTGAACGGGTCGGTCGTGGTGCTGAACGGCTCCAACGTCTCGTTTTCGTTTGGCGTTCTCGAAAAGTACCTCTCGGTTCTCAACATCACCGGGACGTTCACCCAGAACTACACCTATTCCCCGGACCTCAAACCCCTCCTGGCGAAATTTAACGGCACGCCAGACGTCGTTTCGAGAATGAGAGGATTCGTTTACAAGGGAACAATCTACGTCTACTTCCCCCAGGCCGAGTTCGTGGACTGCGATAAATTCATACCCGAGGAATTTCGCGCGACGGGGAATTACGTTTCCCCGATAATACCCTTGGTTTTCAACGGCTCAACTCCGAGCGCCCCGCCACTGATTCTCGCCTACCGCAACGGGAGCATGAAACCTGTATTGGAGCTCAAAACGGAGAGAAGGAAGGGGGATTGGGGATGCTATTACTACGCCTGCTCCCCCTCGAACCTTGAACTCCCCAGGCCGGTGGAACCACCCGTTGAGCTCACGGGAGGAAGGAATTACTCCTACGTCTACGTCGCTCCCCACAATGTCAGCGTCAACGTCAGCGGGTTCACAAACGGCACCTTCGCCCTCTTTCTCCTGAACCTGTCCGCCAGCGGAATCCTAATCCCTGGTGGCCCCAACGTTCCGGCGGACATACACTACACCCTCCTCTTCGGCTACGACGGCAGGCTTTTCCAGGTAAACCTGAGTTCCATACTGAGAACCTTCAACCCGCCTGAGGAGGACGAGGACGGCAACCCGGCCTTCTACTTCGGCGGTGCCGATGAGGAAATCTTCCACCTCGGCGTGACTTTTGTGAACGGAACCCCCTACCTGGGCGTCTCGATGAACAACTCGAAAAACGTCACGCTGATACGCCTCATGCCCGAAAAGAGGGAATGGGTTAAGGCAGGTTCCGTATCACCAGAAACCTGGAAGAAGATGATGAGGGATTCAACAAAGGGAACCAGGCTTTCCAACGTCTCCCATTACTCCAAATACTTCCTCTCAACTCCGGTCTTGGAATACGTTCCGGTCAAGGGCGGAGTGCTTGTTTACCCCGAGCGATATTCGGTCAGCTTTTACGGGCTTCCCGCAGGATACGCGAAAGTTGGAAAAAGAATACTCCCAACCTGCTCGCTCTGGCCGGTATACGCCTTCCTTACCAACGGCACAGTCTACGGCCTCTTTAGGGTGGGGGGCAACTTTACCATTTACCCCGAACTCGTGGAGTACAGTAAGGCGCCTCGTGAGAAGACGAGTGTTACCACCTCCACGAACCTAACGGCTTCCTCCACGGGCACTGGGGGAACCACCAATTCCACCGGCTCAAACACCGGAAAAACGCCGGAGAGAAGCGAGGCTAAATCAATCTGTGGACCCGGGTTAATGGTCCTTATCGCCCTGCTCGCCATCCTCAGAGAACGTTGA
- the vapB gene encoding type II toxin-antitoxin system VapB family antitoxin, protein MGSAVMSIRIPQELRREMKKYDINWSEEIREFIRKRIEEEEKKRALQEVIELVESLPGVPEGTAKRLVREDREGH, encoded by the coding sequence ATGGGCTCCGCGGTGATGAGCATAAGGATTCCGCAGGAACTCAGGCGGGAGATGAAGAAGTACGACATCAACTGGAGCGAGGAGATAAGGGAGTTCATTCGGAAGAGGATTGAGGAGGAAGAGAAAAAACGGGCCCTTCAGGAGGTCATAGAACTCGTCGAGTCACTTCCCGGAGTCCCCGAAGGGACAGCAAAACGGCTCGTGAGGGAGGACCGTGAGGGTCATTGA
- a CDS encoding type II toxin-antitoxin system VapC family toxin → MRVIDTSALCKFLLNESGWEKVIPHLQPENDARTVEMLITECANVIWKNVRIHKTLQREEGERLLDALWLLVDKGVITVEENRKYLREAFELSVEHGIAVYDALFIAQAKELNATLVTCDEKQGRIAEKLGVNVVVL, encoded by the coding sequence GTGAGGGTCATTGACACCTCAGCCCTCTGTAAATTTCTCCTGAATGAGAGCGGGTGGGAAAAGGTCATACCCCACCTTCAGCCCGAGAACGATGCCCGAACTGTTGAGATGCTCATCACCGAGTGCGCCAACGTCATCTGGAAGAACGTTAGGATACACAAAACTCTCCAGAGGGAGGAAGGAGAGAGGCTTCTCGATGCCCTTTGGCTTCTCGTTGATAAGGGAGTCATAACAGTTGAGGAGAACCGAAAATACCTTCGGGAAGCCTTTGAACTGAGTGTTGAGCACGGCATAGCGGTCTACGATGCCCTCTTCATAGCGCAGGCCAAGGAACTCAACGCAACCCTCGTTACCTGCGACGAGAAGCAGGGGCGGATAGCCGAGAAGCTTGGGGTCAACGTGGTAGTCCTATGA
- a CDS encoding NOG1 family protein encodes MKNPFEKMPTVLTADELIDKAFRRAERAASAYNPPGGKVAKARQREELRVRTVSNVVRDNLRKILDRTPGVSTLPKFYQELVDTLVDRDQFHKSLARVNWAIKTIRNLEQRHVEKIRYERDPKEIAKLRRAFYGRVADILHEIDDDLRYLNQARNVLKELPVVDLELPTVVIAGHPNVGKSTLLRALTNAKPEVASYPFTTKGINVGQFEEHYLRYQVIDTPGLLDRPLSERNEVEKQAILALKHLGDVIVYIFDPSEYCGFPIEEQMHLFEEILNEFGEFPFIVAINKVDIADEEKTKAVEEFVKAKGLEPVKISALTGEGLDELKERVIAVVEPKARELAKKIMEKELSKFREG; translated from the coding sequence ATGAAGAATCCGTTTGAGAAGATGCCAACTGTCCTTACCGCTGACGAGCTCATCGACAAGGCCTTCAGGAGGGCCGAGAGGGCTGCATCAGCCTACAACCCGCCCGGCGGGAAGGTCGCGAAGGCAAGACAGCGAGAAGAGCTCAGAGTTAGAACCGTCTCGAACGTCGTTCGCGACAACCTCAGGAAGATACTCGACAGGACGCCGGGCGTTTCGACGCTCCCGAAGTTCTATCAGGAGTTGGTTGATACTCTCGTCGATAGGGACCAGTTTCACAAATCCCTCGCGAGGGTCAACTGGGCGATAAAGACCATCAGGAACCTCGAACAGCGCCACGTCGAGAAGATACGCTACGAGCGCGACCCGAAGGAAATAGCCAAGCTCCGGAGGGCCTTCTACGGCCGAGTTGCGGACATACTCCACGAGATTGACGACGATTTACGCTATCTGAATCAGGCAAGAAACGTTCTCAAGGAGTTGCCAGTCGTCGATTTGGAGCTCCCGACGGTCGTCATAGCCGGCCACCCGAACGTCGGCAAGAGCACTCTCCTTCGTGCCCTGACCAACGCGAAGCCAGAGGTTGCGAGCTATCCGTTCACGACGAAGGGCATAAACGTTGGCCAGTTCGAGGAGCACTACCTCCGCTACCAGGTCATAGACACGCCCGGTCTGCTCGACAGACCTCTCAGCGAGAGGAATGAGGTTGAGAAGCAGGCGATACTCGCTTTGAAGCACCTCGGAGACGTCATCGTCTACATCTTCGACCCGAGCGAGTACTGCGGCTTCCCAATCGAAGAGCAGATGCACCTCTTCGAGGAGATACTGAACGAGTTCGGCGAGTTTCCGTTCATAGTGGCGATAAACAAGGTAGACATAGCGGACGAGGAGAAAACTAAGGCCGTCGAGGAGTTCGTTAAGGCCAAAGGACTTGAGCCCGTTAAGATTTCTGCCCTAACTGGTGAGGGCCTCGACGAGCTGAAAGAGAGGGTAATAGCTGTCGTCGAGCCGAAGGCGAGGGAGCTGGCGAAGAAGATTATGGAAAAAGAGCTCTCGAAGTTCAGGGAAGGATAA